In a genomic window of Thermosynechococcus sp. CL-1:
- a CDS encoding efflux RND transporter periplasmic adaptor subunit, translating to MAAFIPFVGKPSSPWRSLVIGVIAAGLIGSGGLLLWRSRQTPLDLDRYTVPVQDSRDLVARIAATGKVVPVQTVNISPKRAGLLAELYVEQGDRVKAGQIIARMDNRDEQAQLAQAQANLADAIARRDRVVAGNRAEEIAQAEAQVRAAATRAQLAEERLKRNELLAAEGAIPRDTLDELKANRDSAIASLQEAQKRLQLLQRGSRTEEIRQAEAAVAAAQAQVQAARAALEDTVIRAPFTGIITQKYANPGAFVTPTTTASATTSATSTSIVAIAQGLEILAEVPEVDLGQVVVGQPVEIRADAYPGETFEGRVRLVAPEAVVEQNVTFFQVRVSLVTGLQKLRSGMNVDLDFLGQKINNALLVPTVAIAVERGQTGVYVVGEDNRPKFRPVTIGSSWQDQTQIISGLRAGERVFIDFPERLRPKQE from the coding sequence ATGGCAGCGTTTATCCCCTTTGTTGGTAAACCTTCTTCCCCTTGGCGATCGCTCGTGATTGGGGTGATTGCTGCTGGTTTGATTGGCAGTGGTGGCCTACTGCTGTGGCGATCGCGCCAAACGCCCCTTGATTTAGATCGCTACACCGTACCCGTTCAAGACAGTCGCGATTTAGTCGCTCGCATCGCTGCCACGGGCAAAGTTGTCCCTGTACAAACCGTCAATATCAGTCCAAAACGGGCAGGTCTTCTCGCCGAACTCTACGTTGAGCAGGGCGATCGGGTCAAGGCGGGTCAAATCATCGCCCGTATGGACAACCGCGATGAGCAGGCGCAACTTGCCCAAGCCCAAGCCAACCTCGCCGATGCCATTGCCCGTCGCGATCGCGTGGTTGCCGGTAACCGTGCCGAGGAAATTGCCCAAGCCGAAGCCCAAGTGCGAGCAGCCGCCACCCGTGCTCAATTGGCAGAAGAACGCCTGAAACGCAATGAATTGCTCGCGGCTGAGGGTGCGATTCCCCGCGATACCCTTGATGAATTAAAAGCCAATCGGGATAGCGCGATCGCCAGTCTGCAGGAAGCCCAGAAGCGTCTGCAACTGTTACAGCGGGGTTCCCGCACTGAAGAGATCCGTCAAGCGGAAGCGGCCGTGGCTGCTGCCCAAGCCCAAGTCCAAGCTGCCCGTGCGGCTCTTGAAGATACAGTGATTCGCGCTCCTTTTACGGGCATTATTACCCAGAAGTACGCCAATCCGGGAGCCTTTGTGACACCCACCACCACCGCCTCTGCCACGACCTCTGCCACTTCCACCTCAATTGTGGCCATTGCCCAAGGCCTAGAAATTCTTGCCGAAGTACCGGAAGTGGATCTTGGCCAAGTAGTCGTGGGGCAACCCGTTGAAATCCGTGCCGATGCCTATCCGGGGGAAACCTTTGAAGGACGAGTGCGCTTAGTGGCACCCGAAGCCGTGGTGGAGCAAAATGTGACGTTCTTTCAGGTGCGGGTCTCCCTTGTTACTGGGTTGCAGAAGCTGCGCTCTGGGATGAATGTGGACTTAGATTTTCTGGGACAAAAAATTAACAATGCTCTGCTGGTACCCACCGTGGCCATTGCCGTTGAGCGTGGCCAAACAGGTGTTTATGTGGTGGGGGAAGACAATCGACCAAAATTTCGCCCTGTCACCATCGGCAGTAGCTGGCAGGATCAAACGCAAATTATCAGCGGCCTGAGGGCGGGTGAGCGGGTCTTTATTGATTTTCCGGAACGGCTGCGGCCAAAACAGGAGTAG
- a CDS encoding VOC family protein has translation MHHVSIRTANIQRAIAFYECLGFTMDVRFTTGYTLACWLKGWHTRLELVQVPEPHPAADPFHDEHYVGYYHLSFDLSNHPHPLETWLQQVAQTLAAQQLPFELLLKPSQQVIGSHLYHVAFIRDCDGLPLEFLQCLGSC, from the coding sequence TTGCACCACGTTTCCATTCGCACCGCCAATATTCAGCGGGCGATCGCCTTCTATGAATGCCTAGGCTTTACGATGGATGTCCGCTTTACCACGGGCTATACCCTTGCCTGTTGGCTCAAGGGCTGGCACACCCGCCTTGAACTTGTGCAAGTCCCTGAACCCCACCCTGCTGCTGACCCTTTTCACGATGAGCACTATGTTGGCTACTATCACCTCTCCTTTGATCTCAGTAATCATCCGCATCCTCTAGAAACCTGGCTCCAGCAAGTGGCGCAAACCTTGGCTGCCCAGCAATTGCCCTTTGAGCTACTCCTGAAGCCTAGTCAACAGGTGATTGGTTCCCACCTCTATCACGTCGCCTTTATCCGCGATTGTGATGGTCTACCCCTTGAGTTTTTGCAGTGTCTTGGTTCCTGCTGA